A stretch of the Elephas maximus indicus isolate mEleMax1 chromosome 3, mEleMax1 primary haplotype, whole genome shotgun sequence genome encodes the following:
- the LOC126073212 gene encoding craniofacial development protein 2-like yields MNSSGTLSDIALEDELPRLEGTQKITGEELPPQSRGVFNDMDGVKLLGPSFADVERLKMRRNIYECPLIIEMWKVQSMNLGKLEIIKNETECKNLNILNISKLKWTAISHFESDCHIVYYAGKDNLKTNGVPFIVKKNTSTSILKYNAVSDRIIFQMSTKRPVDMIVIQIYPPPTKAKDEEIEDFYQLLQSEIDRTCNQHALIITGEWNVKVGNKVEGLVVRKCGLDDRNDARDQMIDVCKTSDFFTANTFFHQHKQ; encoded by the coding sequence atgaatagcagcggaacattgtctgatatagcgctggaagatgagcttcccaggttggaaggcactcaaaaaataactggggaagagctccctcctcaaagcagaggtgtctttaatgacatggatggagtaaagcttttgggaccttcgtttgctgatgtggaaagactgaaaatgagaagaaacatctacgaatgtccattaataattgaaatgtggaaggtacaaagtatgaatctaggaaaattggaaatcatcaaaaatgaaacggagtGCAAAAACCTCAATATCCTAaacattagtaagctgaaatggacggctattagccattttgaatcagactgtcatatagtctactatgctgggaaagacaacCTGAAGACAAACGGTGttccattcatcgtcaaaaagaacacttcaacatctatcttgaagtacaatgctgtcagtgataggataattttCCAAATGTCTACAAAAAGACCAGTTGACATGatcgttattcaaatttacccaccacccactaaggccaaagatgaagaaatagaagatttctaccagcttctgcagtctgaaattgatcgaacatgtaatcagcatgcattgataattactggcgaatggaatgtgaaagttggaaacaaagtagaaggattggtagtcagaaaatgtggccttgatgatagaaacgatgccagagatcaaatgatagacgtttgcaagaccagcgacttcttcactgcaaatactttctttcaccaacataaacagtga